GGACACGATGGACACCGGGTTGGTCGGGATGGCGACCTTCTTGCGCCACCTCTTGTCCGACGGGGCAGGCAACGCGGTGGCACTCTCCAGCACCACGGCGTCCGGGAAATGCTGCCGCATGGCGCGGACTTCCGGCAACGCGGATTCCAGGATCGAGAAGATGTGGTCGGGCCCGGCGAGGAAATCGTCCATCGCCTTGTTCTGGATGGCCACCGTCGAGTATTCAAGGCAGAGCAGGTGTTTCAGCGTCGCCTTGAGATGGCTGGCAACAAGACCACCGATCTTGCCGTCCCAGTGCAGGGCCGCCACCACCAGCCGGTTGCGCAGGTGGAAATACGCCTGCCAATCGATGGCATCGTCCTTGTCGCTCCAGGCCATGTGCCAGATGGCCGCACCCGGCAGCGTGACCGTCGGATAGCCGTGTTCGCTCGCGCGCAGCCCGTACTCCGAGTCGTCCCACTTGATGAACAGCGGCAGCGGCTGGCCCAATTCCTGGGCCACCGTGCGCGGGATCATGCACATCCACCAGCCGTTGTAGTCGACATCGATGCGGCGGTGCAGCATCCGGCTGCGCTCGTGCTCCTCGGAGTTCAGCGGGTACTTGGCGAAGTTGTGGTCGTATTCGGTGTTGACTGCGCCGGTCCACATGAAGTTCTCGGCGTCGATCATCTCGCCCATGACGTGCAAGTGGCTGGGCTCCTGCAGGTTGAGCATCTGCCCGCCGACCAGCGTCGGTACCTTGGCGAACCGGTTGAAGGCCAGTGCCCGCAGGATGGAGTCCGGCTCGACGCGGATATCGTCGTCCATGAACAGGATCTGCTCACACTCGGTGTTCTTCAACGCCTCGTACATGACCCGGCTGTAGCCCCCGGACCCGCCGAGGTTGGGCTGGTAGCGAATCATCAAGCGGTCACCGAGTGCGTCCGCCGCGGCCGCGAATCCGGGATGGTCCTTGGCCTTGTTGTTGCCCTGATCGGAGACGATGACCGTGCTGATCACCTTGTCGACCAACGGATCCGATGTCAGCGCGGCCAGCGCGCTCACGCAGTCGGCCGGGCGGTTGAAGGTCGGGATGCCGATGGCCACATCGGCCCGGCCGGGCGCCTGGACCGGGGCGTACCAGCCGGCGCTGTGCACCGTCACCGCGGTGTCGGTGGTGATGTCGAACCAGATCCAACCGCCGTCCTCGAACGGGGCGAGTTCGACCTCGAACTCGATGACCGCGGGCGCCTCACCGACACTGGACGCCTCGGTGCCGCCGACGGTGATCCGAGCGCCGGTGGCCTTGGACCGGTAGAGGTCGATGCGAGCAGTACCGGTCAGTTCGACGCGCAGCACCACCGACTGCAGAATCGACCAACGCCGCCAGTAGCTGGCCGGGAAGGCGTTGAAGTAGGTGGCGAACGACACCTCCGACTCGGCGCCGATCTCCAGGGTGGTGCGGGACGGCGCGTGCGCACGCCGGGCGTTGGTCTCGGATTCCTCGATGTAGAGCTTGCGGACATCGAGGGGTTCGCCGGGTCGCGGCAGGATGATCCGCGACAGCAGGCTCACCGCACGCGACTCGGTCGAGTCCAGTGCTCCGGATGGGATGTCGCTCATGATGGGTTGCTGCCTTCGTCGTTGGCGTTCAGCGCAGCACCGTCGCGCAGGTGCGGCGCCAGAATGTTGTCGTACATGTTGAGCGCGCTGGCGATCGCCATGTGCATGTCGAGGTACTGATAGGTGCCCAGCCGTCCGCCGAAGAGCACGTTGGCCGTCGCGGTCTCGGCCTTGGCCCGCTCGCGATATCCGGCCAGCAGACGCCGGTCGACATCGGTGTTGATCGGGTAGTACGGCTCGTCATCGGCCTCGGCGAAGCGGGAGAACTCCCGCATGATCACCGTCTTGTCGCTCGGATAATCCCGCTCGGGATGGAAGTGCCGGAACTCGTGGATGCGGGTGAACGGCACGTCGGCGTCGTTGTAGTTCATGACGGGTGTGCCCTGGAAATCACCGGTGGGGAGAACCTCGGTCTCGAAGTCCAGCGTGCGCCAGCCGAGGCGGCCGTCGACATAGTCGAAGTAGCGATCCACCGGGCCGGTGTAGACCACCGGGGCAGCCGGGCTCTGAGCTCTGAGCTCGTCGCGGACGTCGAACCAGTCGGTGTCCAGTCGCACCTCGATACGCTCGTCGGCCGCCATGTTCTGCAGCCAGGCGGTGTAACCGTCGACCGGCAGCCCCTCATAGGTGTCGTTGAAATACCTGTTGTCGAAGTTGTAGCGCACCGGCAGCCGATTGATGATGGCGGCGGGCAACTCGGCGGGGTCGGTCTGCCACTGCTTGGCCGTGTAGTGCTTGACGAACGCCTCGTAGAGCGGGCGGCCGATCAGCGAGATCGCCTTCTCTTCCAGGTTCTGCGCATCGGCGGTGGCTATCTCGGCGGCCTGCTCCTTGATCAGCGCGCGCGCCTCGTCGGGGCTGAAGTACCGCCCGAAGAACTGCGACACCAGACCGAGTCCCATCGGGAACTGGTAGGCCTGGCCGGCATGCAGGGCGAACACCCGGTGCTGGTAGCCGGTGAAGTCGGTGAAGTTGCGTACGTAGTCCCACACCCGCTTGTTGGACGTGTGGAAGAGGTGCGCGCCGTACCGGTGGATCTCGATACCGGTGTCGGGGTCCGCCTCCGAGTACGCGTTACCTCCTATATGGGAGCGTCGTTCGACGACGAGCACGCGCTTGCCGAGCTGGGTGGCCGCGCGCTCGGCGATCGTCAGGCCGAAGAATCCGGATCCCACGATGATGAGGTCAAAGCGGTCGGAGGCCAGGCCAGGAGATTGATCGGTCATCGGCAGCAAGGGTATCCGACCGGGCCCCGCCGACCCGAAACGTGTGACGCGCCCGGTCGAACGGCAGGTCGCGATTCGCTCACGATTCCGCATCGTCACTCTAGACCCACTAGTCACAGCAGTACCATCAAACGCGTTGGCAGCTCGACGGTTACCGGGGCACGAGAACCGTCGCAACGCCAAACGTGTCACCCGAGCAACACCCGAAAAACACACGTAGTCCATGTATTGAGGAGACTTCCGTGCCGAACCGACGTCGACGCAAGCTCTCGACAGCCATGAGCGCAGTCGCCGCCCTGGCCGTCGCAAGTCCAGTTGCCATTGCCGCCGTATCCGAGATGTCCGAGGCGAAGGAACCGCAGCATCGCGAGTTCGTGCACGCCGCGATGATCACCGACCTGCCGATGGAGCTGTTCTCGGCGCTATCGCAGGGCCTGTCGCAGTTCGGCGTCAACATGCCCCCGATCCCCACCGGCCTGCTGTCCGGTGCATCGGCGGCGAGCCCGACGCTGACCTCCCCCGGTTTGGCCTCCCCCGGTCTGACCTCGCCGGGCCTCACCTCGCCGGGGCTGACCACTCCGGGCCTGACCGCACCGGGGCTCACCACCCCGGGCCTGACAACCCCCGAACTGACCACGCCCGGTCTGACGACACCCGGTCTGACCACGCCCGGTCTGACCACTCCGGAGCTGACCACGCCCGGTCTGACGACACCGGGGCTCACAACCCCGGGGTTGACGACGCCTGGTTTGACCACGCCGGAGCTCAGCACACCCGGTTTGAGCATTCCGCCGGTCGGCGCTGCCGGACCGTCGCTGTCACCGGGCGCGCTTTCGCCGACCTCGCTGACCGCCCCCGGTCTGACCAGCCCCGTGGGCCTGACCGATCCGGGTCTCGGCGGCGTGGGACTGCCGGGCGAGATCCCGATCGCCGCGCCGATCGGCCTGGATCCGATGGCCGGTACCTACCCGATCCTCGGAGCCGACCCGTCGCTGGCGGCGCCGATCGCCGCTCCCGGTAGCGGCGGACTGCTGGGCACCCTCAACAGCGCCGCTGAACAGCTCGGCGCCGGGCAAGCGATCGACCTGCTCAAGGGCATGGTGATGCCGGCGATCATGTCGGCGGTCAAGAGCGCGGCTCCGGCAGCCGCTCCCGCAGCGGCGGCCGCCCCGGCCGCAGCGGCGCCGGCACTCGGCGCGGCAGAGGCCGCCACGGGTGCTGCCGCGGCAGCAGCATCGGCCGCCGGAGCGTAATCGGCCCGCAAAGCCTGTCACCTGACGGCACCGCAGAAGCCAGCGTGGGCTCTGCGGTGCCGTTATGTGCAGGCGTGTCGCAACACTGGTAACACCAAGCACATACGTAACATCTGCTTGTGCCGCGTCGCCGTCCAACACCGTCGCTACTGCTGTCCGCAGTGCTCGGTACGGTCGCGATCCTGCCGTGGGCCATCACCGGCCTCCCCGGGGACGATGCAGCCACGAAAACACCGGCGACCGCCATCACCCAACAACCGCTACGCGATCTGGGTACCGGTGAGACGATTCGCGAGATCCGGCAAGACGCCCCGTTTTCGCTGGTGGCGCTGACGGCAGAGGATCTCGAGGGCACCAGCGCCCGGGTCCGGGCGCAACGCGCCGACGGCAGCTGGGGCCCCTGGTACACCGCCGAAGCGCTCGACGGTATCGGCCCCGACGCACAGGCCACGCACGGTACCGAACCGGTTTTCGTCGGCCGGACCCATGCGGTGCAGATCGCGGTCACCCACACTCCCGCGCCGGAGCCGAAACCGGCGCCGGACCTGGGCTACATCCCGGCCAACGTCGCACACCCACTGCCGCAGAACGTCAACGCCGTCCTCATCAGCCCGCCCGAGGCGCCGGTCGACATCCAGATCCCGCCGCCCGCGGCGGTCACCGTGCCGGGCCAGGCGCCGCAGATCATCTCGCGGGCGCAGTGGGGAGCCGACGAGTCGCTACGCTGCGGCGCACCCATCTATGACCGCGGTATCCGCGCCGGGGTGGTGCACCACACCGCGGGCAGCAACGACTACACACCGGAGGATTCCGCCGCGATCGTCCGGTCGATCTACGAGTACCACGCCCGCACGCTGGGCTGGTGCGATATGGCCTACAACGCGCTGGTCGACCGGTACGGGCAGGTCTTCGAGGGGCGCGCCGGCGGGATGGACCGCGCCGTGCAGGGCGCCCACACCGGCGGATTCAACACCGATACCTGGGGTGTGGCGATGATCGGCGATTTCAACGCC
The sequence above is drawn from the Mycolicibacterium neoaurum VKM Ac-1815D genome and encodes:
- a CDS encoding glycosyltransferase, giving the protein MSDIPSGALDSTESRAVSLLSRIILPRPGEPLDVRKLYIEESETNARRAHAPSRTTLEIGAESEVSFATYFNAFPASYWRRWSILQSVVLRVELTGTARIDLYRSKATGARITVGGTEASSVGEAPAVIEFEVELAPFEDGGWIWFDITTDTAVTVHSAGWYAPVQAPGRADVAIGIPTFNRPADCVSALAALTSDPLVDKVISTVIVSDQGNNKAKDHPGFAAAADALGDRLMIRYQPNLGGSGGYSRVMYEALKNTECEQILFMDDDIRVEPDSILRALAFNRFAKVPTLVGGQMLNLQEPSHLHVMGEMIDAENFMWTGAVNTEYDHNFAKYPLNSEEHERSRMLHRRIDVDYNGWWMCMIPRTVAQELGQPLPLFIKWDDSEYGLRASEHGYPTVTLPGAAIWHMAWSDKDDAIDWQAYFHLRNRLVVAALHWDGKIGGLVASHLKATLKHLLCLEYSTVAIQNKAMDDFLAGPDHIFSILESALPEVRAMRQHFPDAVVLESATALPAPSDKRWRKKVAIPTNPVSIVSRLTRGVAHQLSPHDPAHHVRPQINVATQDARWFSLCTVDGVTVTTADGRGVVYRQRDREKMFGLLRESLKRQLLLARKFDRMRKVYRAALPELTSPQRWEAVLNQSALERA
- the glf gene encoding UDP-galactopyranose mutase is translated as MTDQSPGLASDRFDLIIVGSGFFGLTIAERAATQLGKRVLVVERRSHIGGNAYSEADPDTGIEIHRYGAHLFHTSNKRVWDYVRNFTDFTGYQHRVFALHAGQAYQFPMGLGLVSQFFGRYFSPDEARALIKEQAAEIATADAQNLEEKAISLIGRPLYEAFVKHYTAKQWQTDPAELPAAIINRLPVRYNFDNRYFNDTYEGLPVDGYTAWLQNMAADERIEVRLDTDWFDVRDELRAQSPAAPVVYTGPVDRYFDYVDGRLGWRTLDFETEVLPTGDFQGTPVMNYNDADVPFTRIHEFRHFHPERDYPSDKTVIMREFSRFAEADDEPYYPINTDVDRRLLAGYRERAKAETATANVLFGGRLGTYQYLDMHMAIASALNMYDNILAPHLRDGAALNANDEGSNPS
- a CDS encoding N-acetylmuramoyl-L-alanine amidase, producing the protein MPRRRPTPSLLLSAVLGTVAILPWAITGLPGDDAATKTPATAITQQPLRDLGTGETIREIRQDAPFSLVALTAEDLEGTSARVRAQRADGSWGPWYTAEALDGIGPDAQATHGTEPVFVGRTHAVQIAVTHTPAPEPKPAPDLGYIPANVAHPLPQNVNAVLISPPEAPVDIQIPPPAAVTVPGQAPQIISRAQWGADESLRCGAPIYDRGIRAGVVHHTAGSNDYTPEDSAAIVRSIYEYHARTLGWCDMAYNALVDRYGQVFEGRAGGMDRAVQGAHTGGFNTDTWGVAMIGDFNAEPPTPIQLRTTGRLLGWRLGLDRVDPRGTVALTSAGGSFTLFPRGATPTLPTIFTHRDVGNTECPGAAAYAQMGLLRDIAARFNAPPGQQDLVDALRGGAIFAKWQSEGSEKGPLGMPTSPESSGFGTARYATFDHGAMYWSPESGAQPVTGAIYDAWGTLGFERGALGLPTSGEIEEPLWIKQNFQHGTLNFDRENGTVTRVIDGVPHEVPATEHSPVQLERFTPISAGKL